One Metamycoplasma canadense DNA segment encodes these proteins:
- the rsmI gene encoding 16S rRNA (cytidine(1402)-2'-O)-methyltransferase, producing MEFKLFIIGTPIGNLEDISFRAIKTLKTSDIILCEDIRTSQKLLKHYEINNKQLIAYHKFNEKQLATKIVNLILKNKVVSLISDAGMPCISDPGFNLITECKKNNIFVDIIGGPTAFVHAFIKSNFGSTFTFLGFLKDKSGERCNQLKKLSEGIYVSYVSPHKLISTLNDFANVFDNEIDLYLCKELTKLYESDYSGKPLEIIEQLENNIKGEFVLVFSIKKQKHIKVNKYENKNRVL from the coding sequence ATGGAATTTAAACTTTTTATTATTGGAACTCCAATAGGCAACTTAGAAGATATTAGCTTTCGCGCAATTAAAACATTGAAGACTTCGGATATTATTCTTTGCGAAGATATTAGAACTAGTCAAAAACTTTTAAAACATTATGAGATTAATAATAAACAATTAATTGCATATCATAAATTTAATGAAAAACAATTAGCAACTAAAATAGTCAATTTAATATTAAAAAATAAAGTCGTTTCTTTAATTTCTGATGCTGGAATGCCATGTATTTCTGATCCTGGATTTAATTTGATTACTGAATGCAAAAAGAATAATATTTTTGTGGATATAATAGGTGGACCCACCGCTTTTGTTCACGCTTTCATAAAATCTAATTTTGGTTCGACATTTACTTTTTTAGGTTTTTTAAAAGATAAGAGTGGTGAGCGTTGTAATCAATTAAAAAAACTAAGTGAGGGCATTTATGTTTCTTATGTGTCACCACATAAATTAATTAGTACTTTAAATGATTTTGCAAATGTTTTTGATAATGAAATTGATTTATATTTATGTAAGGAATTAACAAAATTATATGAAAGTGATTATTCTGGTAAACCACTTGAAATAATTGAACAATTAGAAAACAATATTAAAGGTGAGTTTGTTTTGGTATTTTCAATTAAAAAACAAAAACACATAAAAGTTAATAAATATGAAAATAAAAACCGGGTTTTATAA